In Quercus robur chromosome 10, dhQueRobu3.1, whole genome shotgun sequence, a genomic segment contains:
- the LOC126702827 gene encoding peroxidase 47-like, which translates to MVIRKFFGVILVIELIVNVFRVADGLSMQYYLISCPFAEQIVRNTVTRALQADPTLAAGLVRMHFHDCFIEGCDGSVLIDSTKQNTAEKDSPANLSLRGYEVIDKAKEELEKQCPGVVSCADILAMAARDAVFWAGGPVYDIPKGRKDGKRSKIEDTINLPAPFFNASQLINMFGQHGFSAQEMVALSGAHTLGVARCSSFKSRLSSVDPNLDSDFAKTLSKTCSAGDNAEQPFDATRNNFDNLYFNALQGKNGVLTSDQTLYASPQTNRIVNGYAFNQAMFFFDFQRAMLKMSLLDVKERSKGEVRQNCHKIN; encoded by the exons ATGGTTATTCGCAAATTCTTTGGTGTAATTTTAGTAATAGAGTTGATAGTGAATGTTTTTAGAGTAGCAGATGGTTTGAGCATGCAATATTATTTGATTAGTTGCCCATTTGCTGAACAAATTGTGAGGAATACAGTTACCAGAGCCTTGCAAGCCGATCCTACACTAGCTGCCGGCCTTGTTAGAATGCATTTCCATGATTGTTTCATAgag GGATGTGATGGGTCGGTTCTCATTGATTCAACAAAGCAAAACACAGCAGAAAAAGACTCCCCTGCAAATTTGAGCTTGCGAGGATATGAAGTTATTGATAAAGCAAAAGAGGAGCTTGAAAAACAGTGCCCGGGAGTAGTCTCATGTGCTGATATACTAGCAATGGCTGCTAGAGATGCAGTATTCTGG GCCGGGGGTCCAGTTTATGACATACCTAAGGGAAGAAAGGATGGTAAGAGGTCTAAAATAGAAGACACAATCAACCTTCCTGCACCCTTCTTCAACGCCTCTCAGCTGATTAACATGTTTGGGCAGCATGGTTTTAGTGCCCAAGAAATGGTGGCCCTTTCGG GGGCACATACACTAGGAGTGGCAAGGTGCTCATCATTTAAGAGCCGATTGAGTAGCGTGGATCCAAATTTAGATTCAGATTTTGCAAAGACATTGTCCAAAACATGCAGTGCTGGTGATAATGCAGAGCAACCCTTTGATGCCACAAGAAATAATTTCGATAACCTTTACTTTAATGCATTGCAAGGAAAAAACGGAGTGCTTACTTCAGATCAAACATTGTATGCATCCCCACAAACTAACAGAATTGTGAACGGTTATGCATTCAACCAAGCCatgttcttctttgatttccaaCGGGCAATGCTGAAAATGAGTTTGCTTGATGTTAAAGAACGTTCAAAAGGCGAAGTACGACAAAATTGTCATaaaattaattga